A single region of the Vicia villosa cultivar HV-30 ecotype Madison, WI linkage group LG4, Vvil1.0, whole genome shotgun sequence genome encodes:
- the LOC131595346 gene encoding vacuolar protein sorting-associated protein 53 A, producing the protein MDKSSALEYINQMFPNEASLTGVEPLMQKIQNEIRTVDAGILAAVRQQSNSGTKAKEDLAAATRAVEELMYKIREIKTKAVQSETMVQEICRDIKKLDFAKKHITTTITALHRLTMLVSAVEQLQVMASKRQYKEAAAQLEAVNQLCSHFEAYRDIPKIIELREKFKNIKQILKSHVFSDFSSLGTGKETEETNLLQQLSDACLVVDALEPSVKEELVNNFCNRELTSYEQIFEGAELAKLDKTERRYAWIKRRMRSNEEIWKIFPSSWHVSYRLCILFCKKTRKQLEDILSNLKEKPDVGTLLLALQRTLEFEDELAEKFGGGTQNREIGNEIEEIGRGANSSNNASDIRKKYEKRLNAHQGSESEEKNGTKDLAVPGAGFNFRGIVSSCFEPHLTVYVELEEKTLMDSLEKLVQEETWDIEEGGQSSVLSSSMQLFLIIKRSLKRCSALTKSQTLFNLFKVFQRILKAYATRLFARLPKGGTGIVAAATGMDGQIKTSDRDERVICYIVNSAEYCHKTAGELAESVSKIIDHQFADGVDMSEVQDEFSAVITKSLVTLVNGLETKFDIEMAAMTRVPWGTLESVGDQSEYVNAINLILTTSIPTLGSLLSPVYFQFFLDKLASSLGPRFYSNIFKCKQISETGAQQMLLDTQAVKTILLEIPSLGRQTSSAASYSKFVSREMSKAEALLKVILSPVDSVADTYRALLPEGTPMEFQRILELKGLKKADQQSILDDFNKHGPGIKQTPITPTIAPAPPVAPVAPIPTVALGLVGSREDVLTRAAALGRGAATTGFKRFLALTEAAKDRKDGPFRKLFNP; encoded by the exons ATGGACAAGTCAAGCGCCTTAGAGTACATCAATCAAATGTTCCCTAACG AAGCATCGTTAACCGGTGTTGAACCGCTAATGCAAAAAATTCAGAACGAGATTCGAACCGTTGATGCTGGAATTTTAGCTGCAGTTCGTCAACAG AGTAATTCTGGAACTAAGGCGAAAGAGGATCTTGCTGCTGCTACTCGTGCCGTTGAG GAACTTATGTATAAGATTAGAGAAATAAAAACTAAGGCTGTTCAGAGTGAAACAATGGTTCAAGAAATATGTAGGGATATTAAGAAATTGGACTTTGCAAAGAAGCATATAACCACTACAATTACCGCGCTTCATCGTCTTACAATGCTTG TCTCTGCTGTTGAACAACTTCAAGTGATGGCTTCAAAACGTCAATACAAAGAGGCAGCCGCACAGCTGGAG GCAGTGAACCAGTTATGTAGCCACTTTGAGGCCTATAGGGATATTCCGAAGATCATAGAACTGAGGGAGAAGTTTAAGAATATCAAGCAAATACTCAAGTCACATGTGTTTTCTGATTTTTCTAG CTTAGGTACTGGAAAGGAGACAGAAGAAACCAATTTGCTACAACAGTTGTCTGATGCTTGCCTGGTTGTTGATGCATTAGAGCCTTCGGTAAAGGAAGAGTTGGTAAATAATTTTTGCAATCGGGAGCTTACTTCGTATGAGCAAATATTTGAAGGAGCTG AACTAGCAAAGTTGGATAAAACGGAGAGACGATATGCATGGATTAAGCGCCGGATGCGATCAAATGAAGAAATTTGGAAAATCTTCCCATCTTCATGGCACGTTTCTTATCGGCTGTGTATTCTATTCTGCAAGAAAACGAG GAAACAACTTGAGGACATTCTTTCTAATTTAAAGGAAAAGCCAGATGTTGGGACTTTGTTATTG GCTTTACAACGAACTTTAGAGTTTGAGGATGAGTTGGCTGAAAAATTTGGTGGAGGCACTCAAAACAGAGAGATTGGGAATGAGATTGAAGAAATAGGAAGAGGTGCTAATTCTAGTAATAATGCTTCAGATATCCGGAAGAAGTATGAAAAAAGGCTTAATGCACATCAAGGAAGTGAGAGTGAA GAAAAAAATGGAACCAAAGATTTGGCAGTTCCTGGAGCTGGG TTCAACTTTCGTGGAATTGTTTCATCTTGCTTTGAACCTCATTTAACAGTATATGTAGAATTGGAAGAAAAAACACTAATGGACAGTCTGGAGAAACTTGTCCAG GAGGAGACATGGGATATTGAGGAGGGAGGTCAGAGTAGTGTTTTATCCAGTAGCATGCAG TTGTTTCTAATAATCAAGAGAAGCTTGAAAAGATGCAGTGCTTTGACGAAGAGCCAGACACTATTTAATTTGTTTAAG GTTTTCCAAAGAATTCTTAAAGCATATGCTACAAGACTCTTTGCAAGACTTCCAAAGGGGGGCACGGGAATTGTTGCTGCGGCCACAGGCATGGATGGGCAGATAAAG ACATCTGATAGGGATGAAAGAGTGATTTGTTACATTGTCAATTCAGCCGAATATTGCCATAAAACG GCTGGTGAACTGGCTGAAAGTGTTTCTAAAATAATTGATCATCAATTTGCTGATGGGGTGGACATGTCAGAAGTGCAG GATGAATTTTCAGCTGTTATAACAAAATCCTTAGTAACCTTAGTGAATGGCCTAGAAACCAAATTTGACATTGAAATGGCAGCAATGACACGTGTTCCTTGGGGCACCCTTGAAAGTGTTGGTGATCAATCCGA GTATGTTAATGCCATAAATTTGATTCTAACCACTAGCATTCCGACACTTGGAAGTCTTCTTTCACCTGTCTACTTTCAGTTCTTTTTGGACAAG CTTGCATCTTCTCTGGGCCCACGCTTCTACTCAAACATTTTTAAATGCAAGCAAATATCAGAAACTGGAGCTCAACAG ATGCTATTGGATACACAAGCTGTTAAGACAATCCTTCTTGAAATTCCTTCCCTTGGTAGACAG ACATCAAGTGCTGCAAGTTATTCCAAGTTTGTAAGTCGTGAGATGAGCAAAGCCGAGGCCCTTTTGAAG GTTATACTTTCTCCAGTTGATTCTGTAGCAGATACTTACCGTGCACTGCTACCTGAGGGTACACCCATGGAGTTTCAGCGGATATTGGAGCTTAAG GGTCTTAAAAAAGCTGATCAACAAAGCATACTGGACGACTTCAACAAACATGGGCCTGGAATTAAGCAAACTCCAATTACACCTACTATTGCACCAGCTCCTCCAGTAGCCCCTGTAGCACCTATTCCTACTGTAGCACTTGGACTCGTAGGTTCACGGGAGGATGTTCTAACTAGGGCTGCTGCACTTGGACGAGGAGCTGCCACCACAGGGTTCAAGCGGTTCCTAGCACTAACTGAAGCTGCCAAAGACAGGAAGGATGGCCCTTTCCGAAAGctctttaatccataa
- the LOC131595347 gene encoding pentatricopeptide repeat-containing protein At5g66500, mitochondrial, with protein sequence MLTRKVARPLTSNSSSHFHSLSDHHQLLHRPISELNSIISSYVRQGQPTSAWNLFRSLRRLRPDLDAHTFTPLLRPSPPSLGKQFHAQMIRTGADSGTVPKTALLDMYSRHGSLDDSLKVFDEMLHRDVVAWNALLSCFLRCGQPREAIGVLKEMGRENVELCEFTLCSVLKCCASLKALELGRQVHGLVVLLGRDLVVLSTALIDFYSSVGCVEHALNVFYGLNGWKDDMMHNSLISGCIRNGRYREAFKVMSLMKPNAVAFTSVLVSCSEKLDLVTGKQVHCVAVRRGFTFDTQLCNVLLDMYAKCGKISLARSVFDGIRRKDVISWTCMIDAYGRNGCGNEAIELFHIMREDGSEVLPNSVTFLSVLSACNHSGLVEEGKKCFNMLREKYGIDPEPEHYACFIDILGRAGNIEEVWSAYQNMIERGTRPTAGVWISLLNACSISQDYERGEFAAKHLLLLEPDKASNVVLVSNFYAAIGRWDCVDELRSIMRTKGLVKEAGNSWIGEGFNGHAKSLSA encoded by the coding sequence ATGCTGACGCGTAAAGTGGCGCGGCCATTGACATCGAATTCTTCATCTCACTTTCACTCTCTCTCCGACCACCACCAACTCCTCCACCGACCCATTTCCGAACTAAACTCCATCATTAGCTCCTACGTCCGCCAAGGTCAACCCACCTCCGCATGGAACCTCTTCCGCTCTCTCCGTCGTTTACGTCCCGACCTCGATGCTCACACATTCACCCCTCTCTTACGTCCATCTCCTCCATCACTCGGTAAACAATTCCACGCGCAAATGATCAGAACCGGTGCAGATTCCGGAACTGTTCCAAAAACCGCACTCCTTGATATGTATTCAAGGCACGGCTCATTGGATGATTCCcttaaggtgtttgatgaaatgcttcACAGGGATGTAGTTGCTTGGAACGCTTTGTTGTCGTGTTTTTTGCGATGCGGGCAACCTCGTGAGGCGATTGGTGTTCTAAAGGAAATGGGGAGAGAGAATGTTGAGCTTTGTGAGTTTACATTGTGTTCTGTTTTGAAGTGTTGTGCTTCTTTGAAGGCTTTGGAACTTGGTAGACAGGTTCATGGGTTGGTGGTTTTGTTGGGGCGTGATTTGGTTGTTTTGAGTACTGCTCTTATTGATTTTTATTCTAGTGTTGGGTGTGTTGAGCATGCTTTGAATGTGTTTTATGGTTTGAATGGTTGGAAAGATGATATGATGCATAATTCGTTGATTTCTGGGTGTATTAGAAATGGGAGATATAGGGAGGCGTTTAAAGTTATGAGCTTGATGAAGCCTAATGCTGTTGCATTTACTAGTGTTTTGGTTAGTTGCTCTGAGAAATTGGATTTGGTTACAGGGAAACAGGTGCATTGTGTTGCGGTTCGTCGGGGTTTTACTTTTGATACCCAATTATGTAACGTACTGTTGGACATGTATGCAAAATGTGGGAAGATTTCACTTGCCAGGTCAGTGTTTGATGGAATTCGTCGAAAGGATGTGATTTCATGGACTTGTATGATTGATGCATATGGAAGAAATGGGTGTGGAAATGAAGCTATTGAGCTCTTTCATATTATGAGGGAAGATGGGAGTGAGGTGTTGCCGAATTCTGTGACTTTTTTATCTGTGTTATCAGCTTGTAATCATTCCGGGTTGGTGGAGGAAGGAAAAAAATGTTTCAATATGTTGAGGGAGAAATATGGCATTGATCCAGAACCGGAACACTATGCATGCTTCATAGATATCTTAGGTCGAGCCGGTAATATAGAAGAAGTATGGTCTGCTTATCAAAATATGATTGAGCGGGGTACTAGACCTACTGCAGGAGTATGGATATCATTGTTGAATGCTTGCAGTATTAGTCAAGATTATGAAAGAGGTGAATTTGCTGCAAAGCATCTCTTGCTGCTGGAACCCGACAAAGCTAGCAACGTTGTGCTTGTATCAAATTTTTATGCAGCCATTGGTAGGTGGGATTGTGTTGATGAACTGAGAAGCATAATGAGGACAAAAGGGTTGGTCAAGGAAGCTGGGAATAGTTGGATAGGCGAAGGCTTCAATGGACATGCCAAGTCACTATCTGCTTGA